The Nitrogeniibacter aestuarii genome has a window encoding:
- a CDS encoding succinate dehydrogenase iron-sulfur subunit — protein sequence MSKRTVQFKIYRYDPDRDDKPYMQDISVELEASDKKLLDALVRLKAKDDTLSFRRSCREGVCGSDAMNINGKNGLACLTDVDSLPQPITLRPLPGLPVIRDLIVDMTQFFKQYHSIKPYLVNNEPTPERERLQTPEEREELNGLYECILCACCSTSCPSFWWNPDKFVGPAGLLAAYRFLADTRDQDTTARLDNLEDPYRLFRCHSIMNCVDVCPKSLNPTKAIGKIKDMMVSRAV from the coding sequence ATGAGCAAACGTACCGTTCAATTCAAGATCTACCGTTACGATCCGGATCGCGACGACAAGCCCTACATGCAGGACATCTCTGTCGAGCTCGAAGCTTCTGACAAGAAACTGCTGGACGCGCTGGTTCGCCTGAAGGCCAAGGACGACACCCTGTCGTTCCGACGTTCATGCCGTGAAGGTGTGTGTGGCTCCGACGCCATGAACATCAACGGCAAAAACGGCCTGGCCTGTCTGACCGACGTGGACAGTCTGCCGCAGCCGATCACGCTGCGCCCGCTGCCGGGTCTGCCGGTCATTCGCGACCTGATCGTGGACATGACCCAGTTCTTCAAGCAGTACCACTCGATCAAGCCCTACCTCGTGAACAACGAGCCGACGCCGGAGCGTGAGCGCCTGCAGACGCCGGAGGAACGCGAGGAACTCAACGGCCTGTACGAGTGCATCCTGTGTGCCTGCTGCTCGACCTCTTGCCCGTCGTTCTGGTGGAACCCGGACAAGTTCGTTGGCCCGGCTGGCCTGCTGGCTGCCTACCGCTTCCTGGCGGATACGCGCGATCAGGACACCACGGCCCGCCTCGATAACCTCGAGGATCCGTATCGCCTGTTCCGTTGTCACTCCATCATGAACTGTGTTGACGTCTGTCCGAAGAGTCTGAACCCGACCAAAGCGATCGGGAAGATCAAGGACATGATGGTCAGCCGCGCGGTATGA
- a CDS encoding FAD assembly factor SdhE, producing MTINRGRVRWHCRRALLELDLVFSRFLDDQFDHLSDAQVEDLQELLNLEDHDLWAMVNGSKECTEKRWSLFIEMLRHSSDAARSGDA from the coding sequence ATGACAATCAATCGGGGGCGCGTTCGGTGGCACTGTCGTCGGGCTCTTCTGGAGCTTGACCTGGTGTTTTCGCGCTTCCTCGATGACCAGTTTGACCACTTGAGCGATGCTCAGGTGGAAGATTTGCAGGAACTGCTGAACCTCGAAGATCACGACCTTTGGGCCATGGTCAACGGGAGCAAGGAATGCACCGAAAAGCGCTGGTCGCTGTTCATCGAGATGCTGCGCCACTCCAGTGACGCAGCCCGCTCGGGCGACGCGTAA
- the sdhD gene encoding succinate dehydrogenase, hydrophobic membrane anchor protein: protein MVKRIVVGAHYGLRDWLAQRVTATVMALYTVLFAFKAIALPEMNYENWSGMFAGGFMRFATFLFFMSLFYHAWVGVRDIFMDYIKPVGVRLALHVIVLFLLVGYAGWAAQILWRL from the coding sequence ATGGTAAAGCGTATTGTTGTCGGGGCTCACTACGGCCTGCGCGATTGGCTGGCGCAGCGTGTCACCGCCACTGTGATGGCGTTGTACACCGTCTTGTTCGCCTTCAAGGCGATTGCGCTGCCCGAAATGAATTACGAAAACTGGAGCGGCATGTTCGCCGGTGGCTTCATGCGTTTTGCCACTTTCCTGTTCTTCATGTCCCTGTTCTACCACGCCTGGGTGGGCGTCCGTGACATCTTCATGGACTACATCAAGCCGGTTGGTGTGCGCCTTGCGCTGCACGTGATCGTGCTGTTCCTGCTCGTTGGTTACGCCGGTTGGGCGGCCCAGATTCTGTGGAGGCTGTAA
- a CDS encoding GntR family transcriptional regulator, which produces MAPASPTFSPLYRQIKSLMMHALESAEWQPGQAIPSEQELAQRFGVSQGTVRKAIDEMAAENLLIRKQGKGTFVASHNDPRALFRFLRLVPENGDLAHPTSVPLECWRAKAGHEASRVLQIEPGEPIIIVRRLLKFSSKPVVVDEIYLPGEIFQGLTIEVLQGWNGSLYSLFESRFGLRMIRAEERIRAVAADRGTADTLNVKEGVPLLSVERVTYTYGDRPVEWRRGLYSTAEHFYLNELN; this is translated from the coding sequence ATGGCACCTGCGTCCCCAACCTTCAGTCCGCTCTATCGTCAGATCAAGAGTCTGATGATGCATGCGCTCGAATCTGCCGAGTGGCAGCCGGGCCAGGCAATTCCAAGTGAGCAGGAACTTGCCCAGCGCTTCGGCGTGAGTCAAGGTACCGTCCGCAAGGCGATTGACGAAATGGCTGCCGAAAACCTGCTCATTCGCAAGCAGGGCAAGGGCACCTTTGTGGCGTCCCATAACGATCCTCGTGCTTTGTTCCGCTTTCTCCGGCTGGTGCCCGAGAATGGTGATCTTGCGCACCCGACCAGTGTTCCGCTCGAATGCTGGCGCGCCAAGGCGGGGCACGAGGCGTCTCGTGTCTTGCAGATCGAGCCGGGCGAGCCGATCATCATCGTTCGTCGACTTCTCAAATTTAGTTCAAAACCCGTGGTTGTCGACGAAATTTATCTGCCTGGAGAAATTTTTCAGGGGCTGACAATCGAAGTGCTGCAAGGGTGGAACGGTTCGCTCTACAGTCTTTTCGAATCCCGATTCGGGTTGCGGATGATACGCGCCGAAGAGCGCATCCGCGCAGTGGCTGCCGATCGCGGCACCGCCGACACGCTGAATGTGAAGGAAGGTGTTCCGCTGCTATCCGTCGAGCGCGTCACCTATACCTATGGAGACAGGCCGGTTGAATGGCGTCGCGGCCTGTATTCAACCGCCGAGCATTTTTATCTGAATGAATTGAATTAG
- the sdhA gene encoding succinate dehydrogenase flavoprotein subunit, with translation MSIAKRTFDAVIVGAGGAGLRAALQLSEAGLKTAVLSKVFPTRSHTVAAQGGVAASLGNSTEDNWHWHMYDTVKGSDWLGDQDAIEFMCRKANEVVIELEHFGMPFDRTDNGKIYQRPFGGHSQNYGQSPVMRSCAAADRTGHAMLHALYQRNVRANTQFFVEWMALDLIRDADGDVVGVTAMEMETGEVTIFHAKATVFATGGAGRIYYSSTNAFINTGDGVGMAARAGIPLEDMEFWQFHPTGVAGAGVLITEGVRGEGGILRNSDGERFMERYAPTLKDLASRDVVSRSMVTEINEGRGCGPDKDHVMLDITHLSPDTIMKRLPGIREISIQFAGVDPIKAPIPVVPTCHYQMGGIPTNYKGQVVVPKDGNPNTPVTGFYAAGECACASVHGANRLGTNSLLDLLVFGKSAGETVVDDIQSGNLRLKPLPEDAADFALARMARLENQTNGTDVHEVRLEMQRVMQKHAGVFRFKDLLEEGVRQILDVAEKAKSTEIKDKSKVWNTARLEALELDNLIEVAKATMISAENRKESRGAHVRDDAPDTEEFPNGRNDGEWLKHTLWFSEDNRLEYKPVNLEPMNEGTKAIALAKRTY, from the coding sequence GTGAGTATCGCAAAACGTACTTTTGATGCAGTCATCGTCGGGGCCGGTGGTGCCGGTCTGCGCGCTGCACTGCAACTTTCTGAAGCCGGCCTGAAGACGGCCGTGCTTTCCAAAGTGTTCCCGACCCGTTCGCATACCGTTGCCGCCCAGGGTGGCGTGGCTGCTTCGCTCGGAAACTCGACCGAAGACAACTGGCACTGGCACATGTACGACACCGTCAAGGGGTCGGACTGGCTGGGCGACCAGGATGCCATCGAGTTCATGTGTCGCAAGGCCAATGAAGTGGTCATCGAACTTGAGCACTTCGGTATGCCGTTCGACCGTACCGACAACGGCAAGATCTACCAGCGGCCGTTCGGCGGTCATTCCCAGAACTATGGTCAGTCGCCGGTGATGCGTTCCTGTGCTGCCGCTGACCGTACCGGTCACGCCATGCTGCACGCGCTGTATCAGCGCAACGTGCGGGCAAACACACAGTTCTTCGTCGAGTGGATGGCGCTCGATCTGATCCGCGATGCCGACGGCGACGTGGTGGGCGTGACGGCCATGGAAATGGAAACCGGCGAGGTCACCATCTTCCACGCCAAGGCCACCGTGTTTGCCACGGGTGGTGCAGGGCGTATCTATTACAGCTCCACGAATGCCTTCATCAACACCGGTGACGGTGTCGGTATGGCGGCGCGTGCCGGCATTCCGCTCGAAGACATGGAGTTCTGGCAGTTCCACCCGACCGGCGTGGCCGGTGCTGGCGTGCTGATCACCGAGGGTGTTCGCGGCGAGGGCGGTATCCTGCGTAACTCCGATGGCGAGCGCTTCATGGAACGCTATGCCCCGACCCTGAAGGATCTGGCGTCGCGTGACGTGGTGTCGCGCTCAATGGTGACCGAGATCAACGAAGGTCGCGGTTGCGGTCCTGACAAGGATCACGTGATGCTGGACATCACCCACCTGTCGCCGGACACCATCATGAAGCGCCTGCCGGGTATCCGCGAGATCTCCATCCAGTTCGCGGGTGTTGATCCGATCAAGGCGCCGATTCCGGTCGTGCCGACCTGTCACTACCAGATGGGTGGTATCCCGACCAACTACAAGGGTCAGGTCGTGGTGCCGAAAGACGGCAACCCGAACACCCCGGTGACCGGCTTCTACGCAGCAGGCGAATGTGCCTGCGCATCGGTGCACGGCGCGAACCGTCTCGGTACCAACTCGCTGCTCGATCTGCTGGTGTTTGGCAAGTCAGCGGGCGAAACCGTGGTTGATGACATCCAGTCCGGCAATCTGCGTCTGAAGCCGCTGCCGGAAGATGCGGCCGACTTCGCGCTGGCACGCATGGCCCGTCTGGAAAACCAGACCAATGGCACCGATGTCCATGAAGTGCGCCTCGAAATGCAGCGCGTCATGCAGAAGCACGCCGGCGTGTTCCGCTTCAAGGACCTGCTCGAAGAAGGTGTCAGACAGATCCTCGACGTAGCCGAAAAAGCCAAGAGCACCGAGATCAAGGACAAGTCCAAGGTCTGGAACACCGCGCGCCTCGAAGCGCTGGAACTCGACAACCTGATCGAAGTGGCCAAGGCGACCATGATCTCTGCCGAGAACCGCAAGGAATCCCGTGGTGCCCATGTGCGTGATGACGCGCCGGACACCGAGGAATTCCCCAACGGCCGTAACGACGGTGAGTGGCTGAAGCACACGCTGTGGTTCAGCGAAGACAACCGTCTGGAATACAAGCCGGTTAACCTGGAGCCGATGAACGAAGGCACCAAGGCAATCGCGCTCGCCAAGCGTACCTACTGA
- the gltA gene encoding citrate synthase, with translation MSTERNATLTIDGNSYDFPIMSGTHGNDVIDIRKLGGQTGLFTYDSGFLSTASCKSTVTFIDGDKGELLYRGYPIEQLADNCNFLEVAYLLKNGELPNAAEKEAFETTIKNHTMLHDQMTKFYSGFRRDAHPMAVMVGVVGALSAFYHDALDLQDAEHRNVSFNRLVAKLPTIVAMAYKYNTGQPFMYPRNDLSYTANFMHMMFGTPCEEYKPNPTLVHALDTIFTLHADHEQNASTSTVRLAGSSGANPFACISAGIACLWGPAHGGANEACLQMLEEIGDVSKVGEYINRAKDKSDSFKLMGFGHRVYKNFDPRAKLMRKVCYDVLGELGLENDRLFKLAMELEKIALEDEYFVEKKLYPNVDFYSGIVQKALGIPTSMFTCIFALARTVGWMTQWEEMMTDPEYKIGRPRQLYVGAARRDVVPLDKRG, from the coding sequence ATGAGCACTGAACGTAACGCAACTCTTACGATCGACGGGAATTCCTACGACTTTCCGATCATGTCCGGCACCCACGGCAACGATGTCATCGACATTCGCAAGCTGGGTGGCCAGACGGGTCTTTTCACTTACGATTCCGGTTTCCTTTCCACCGCAAGCTGCAAATCCACTGTCACCTTCATTGATGGCGACAAGGGCGAGCTGCTCTACCGCGGTTACCCGATCGAGCAACTGGCAGACAACTGCAACTTCCTGGAAGTCGCCTACCTGCTGAAGAATGGTGAGCTGCCGAATGCCGCCGAAAAGGAAGCATTCGAGACCACCATCAAGAACCACACCATGCTGCACGACCAGATGACCAAGTTCTACTCTGGTTTCCGTCGTGATGCGCACCCCATGGCTGTCATGGTCGGTGTCGTGGGTGCCCTGTCGGCCTTCTACCACGATGCGCTGGATCTGCAGGACGCCGAGCACCGCAATGTGTCGTTCAACCGCCTGGTCGCCAAGCTGCCGACCATCGTTGCCATGGCGTACAAGTACAACACCGGGCAACCGTTCATGTACCCGCGCAACGACCTGAGCTACACCGCCAACTTCATGCACATGATGTTCGGCACCCCGTGCGAGGAGTACAAGCCGAACCCGACGCTGGTGCACGCCCTTGACACCATCTTCACCCTGCACGCCGATCACGAGCAGAACGCGTCGACCTCGACCGTGCGTCTCGCAGGTTCCTCCGGGGCCAACCCGTTTGCGTGTATCTCCGCCGGCATCGCTTGCCTGTGGGGCCCCGCCCACGGCGGTGCGAACGAAGCCTGCCTGCAGATGCTCGAAGAGATCGGCGATGTCTCCAAGGTCGGTGAGTACATCAATCGCGCAAAAGACAAGAGCGATTCGTTCAAGCTGATGGGTTTCGGTCACCGGGTCTACAAGAACTTCGATCCGCGTGCCAAGCTGATGCGCAAGGTGTGCTACGACGTGCTGGGCGAGCTGGGTCTGGAAAACGACCGCCTCTTCAAGCTCGCCATGGAACTCGAGAAGATCGCTCTGGAAGACGAGTACTTCGTCGAGAAGAAGCTGTACCCGAACGTCGATTTCTACTCTGGCATCGTCCAGAAGGCGCTCGGTATCCCGACCTCCATGTTCACCTGCATCTTCGCGCTTGCGCGTACGGTGGGCTGGATGACTCAGTGGGAAGAAATGA
- the sdhC gene encoding succinate dehydrogenase, cytochrome b556 subunit, translating into MSEVTVRKQRPKHLALNEIRLPLPGIVSILHRVSGAGLFLMLPLLLSLFGDSVGSPESFAAYKETVSNWFLKLILFGLLWAYLHHFCAGIRFLLLDMHKGLDLQTARLTSKIVLGVSLTLTVIIGVWLW; encoded by the coding sequence ATGTCCGAAGTGACAGTCAGAAAACAGCGGCCAAAACACTTGGCGCTGAACGAGATCCGTTTGCCATTGCCTGGCATCGTATCCATTCTCCACCGGGTCAGTGGCGCAGGTTTGTTCCTGATGTTGCCGCTGCTCCTTTCCTTGTTTGGTGACAGTGTCGGTTCGCCTGAATCGTTCGCCGCCTACAAGGAAACGGTGTCCAACTGGTTCCTTAAGCTGATCCTCTTCGGTCTGCTGTGGGCCTACCTGCATCACTTCTGTGCCGGTATCCGCTTCCTGTTGCTGGATATGCACAAGGGGCTGGATCTTCAGACCGCGCGTCTGACCTCCAAGATCGTGCTGGGCGTGAGCCTGACGCTGACTGTGATTATCGGGGTGTGGCTATGGTAA